GCTGGATGAAGAGGCCATCTTCCTTGGACAGGCCTGCCTGAGATACCCCGCAGTAGAAGATTAGCCGGAAACCGGTTTGGCCGGCCCCGGCGGGAAAACCCGCCGGGGCGGTCTTTCCCTCGCAAGGCGACGATGCCGGCCCACCTTCAGAGAAGAAAGTTCCTTTTTTGATCCCTTTAAGAGATAACATACCTTCCCACACCACACCGGTTGTAAACTATACCCTCATAGGCGTAAACGTCCTGGTTTTCCTCTTTGAGCTGTCCCTGGGTACCGAGCTACAGAAGTGGGTCCACGTCTTCGGGATGGTGCCGGAACGCATCGTGTACATTGTATTCAATGCACCCCAGTATTTTTATATTGCCCTTATTTCTCTGTTCTCATCCATGTTCCTGCACGGAGGGTTCCTGCACATCATCGGCAATATGCTTTTTCTCTACATCTTCGGCGACAACGTAGAGGATGCTCTCGGGCATGTCCGGTACCTGGTTTTCTATCTGGGAAGCGGCATTGCCGCTTCCATGGCCCAACTCATTGTTCACCCCGGATCCCAGATCCCCACGATCGGTGCCAGTGGAGCAATCGCCGGTGTGATGGGAGCCTATTTCCTGCTTTATCCCCGTTCAAAGGTTCTGACCCTGATACCCATCTTTTTCTTTTTTCAGGTGTTTGAGATCCCGGCCGTCATCTTCCTCGGCCTGTGGTTTCTCATCCAGTTCTTTCTGGGGTCCTTTTCCATCGCGGGGGCTACCGGTTCAGCGGGGGTCGCCTTCTGGGCCCATATCGGGGGGTTCGCTGTGGGAGCAGGGTATATTTTTCTCAGATATGGTGGAACTGTCAGGCGAAATTTCGCGCGCTGAGCCGACGCTACCCATTCTATGTTTGGAATAAGAGATCGCTTACGGTATAATTTAATTTAACCCTGAACAGTGATGGACGTGTACATCCTGGGGTGGGGCCAGAGAGATTTTTTACAAGGTTGTCA
This Deltaproteobacteria bacterium DNA region includes the following protein-coding sequences:
- a CDS encoding rhomboid family intramembrane serine protease codes for the protein MIPLRDNIPSHTTPVVNYTLIGVNVLVFLFELSLGTELQKWVHVFGMVPERIVYIVFNAPQYFYIALISLFSSMFLHGGFLHIIGNMLFLYIFGDNVEDALGHVRYLVFYLGSGIAASMAQLIVHPGSQIPTIGASGAIAGVMGAYFLLYPRSKVLTLIPIFFFFQVFEIPAVIFLGLWFLIQFFLGSFSIAGATGSAGVAFWAHIGGFAVGAGYIFLRYGGTVRRNFAR